One Nostoc punctiforme PCC 73102 DNA window includes the following coding sequences:
- a CDS encoding Mo-dependent nitrogenase C-terminal domain-containing protein gives MNVHKLDILQIVQQKLDTIEIHNTALAQLLCRVIPSTCPFERNINLFGYLIMYIPPLCKLNPLYNQLIELRFRASCYLAQHHENASKL, from the coding sequence ATGAATGTACACAAATTGGATATACTACAAATAGTACAACAAAAGCTAGATACTATCGAAATTCATAATACTGCATTGGCGCAATTGTTATGCCGAGTCATTCCATCTACTTGTCCATTTGAACGCAACATCAACTTATTTGGCTATCTGATTATGTACATTCCACCTTTGTGTAAGCTCAACCCGCTGTACAACCAGTTGATTGAGTTGCGTTTTCGTGCTTCATGTTACCTCGCCCAGCACCACGAGAATGCATCTAAATTGTAA
- a CDS encoding ScyA-related TPP-binding enzyme, with protein sequence MLVLSEATTQLKYPSKAFVSFPESNSLIADIQASTSLDTFAFNNQDSESISVASAIVKMLEDLGVEYAFGVSGGAIAPVWYKLQHSSIKLLHFRHEAGAAFAATEAYFASGRPVVVFTTSGPGITNALTGLLAARWEDAKVIFLSASTSAPQRGRWALQETSTYTMPSAGLFTSDSLFHYATTLECSEELPEVYRRLAKGLARPDGFVAHLSIPTNIQTNSVEKSLPPVTLSFAAPTASDEAISECGHLLSEGPFAIWVGFGARFAAAEIRQLAERTGAGVMCSPRGKGIFPEDHPQFVGITGFAGHESVLRYMQEHRPLRTLVLGTRLGEFTSFWNPAMIPLRGFLHVDINPDVPGTAYPSSETIAIQSDVKMFVKALLKRFPKRQNRAKKQSLPRPERSVINASTNSPVRPEVLMNLMQRVIVEGSDAIVMAEGGNSFAWAINLLRFSKPGRFRVSTGFGAMGHFVTSVVGAALTHQGKAIAIVGDGAMLMNNEVSTAVRYQIPAVWIVLNDARYNMCEQGSQMQGYESMDVEIPQTDFVMLARSMGADGIRVEKESDIQAALEIAMASTSPFVIDVLIDHTRLAPIGTRIFSLMSQGAKN encoded by the coding sequence ATGTTGGTATTATCAGAGGCAACTACACAATTAAAGTATCCATCGAAGGCTTTCGTTTCTTTCCCGGAAAGTAACTCATTGATTGCAGACATCCAAGCAAGTACGTCGTTGGATACATTTGCTTTCAATAATCAAGACTCAGAGTCGATTTCAGTTGCTTCTGCAATTGTGAAAATGCTAGAAGACTTGGGAGTGGAATATGCGTTTGGTGTTTCCGGAGGTGCGATCGCTCCTGTATGGTACAAACTACAACATAGTTCAATTAAGTTACTGCACTTTCGTCACGAAGCCGGAGCAGCCTTTGCAGCCACCGAAGCCTATTTTGCGAGTGGTCGCCCGGTTGTAGTGTTTACGACATCAGGGCCGGGGATCACCAATGCCCTGACTGGATTATTAGCTGCACGCTGGGAAGATGCCAAAGTAATTTTTCTGTCGGCTTCTACCTCTGCACCACAGCGAGGACGTTGGGCACTTCAAGAAACCAGCACCTACACCATGCCCAGTGCCGGACTTTTTACCTCGGATTCCCTCTTCCATTACGCAACTACTCTCGAATGTAGTGAGGAACTTCCAGAAGTCTATCGAAGGCTAGCCAAAGGTTTAGCCCGACCCGATGGCTTTGTAGCACACTTGAGTATCCCCACTAACATCCAAACCAATTCAGTCGAGAAATCTTTGCCACCAGTCACACTCTCTTTTGCTGCACCAACAGCCAGTGACGAAGCCATCTCAGAATGTGGACACTTACTTTCGGAAGGGCCATTTGCCATCTGGGTTGGCTTTGGTGCGCGGTTTGCAGCGGCTGAGATTCGCCAGCTAGCTGAGAGGACAGGGGCAGGGGTGATGTGTTCACCACGTGGGAAAGGTATTTTTCCAGAGGATCATCCTCAATTTGTGGGGATCACGGGTTTTGCTGGACATGAATCAGTTCTGAGATATATGCAAGAACACCGTCCTCTAAGGACATTAGTACTCGGAACACGTCTTGGTGAATTTACCTCATTTTGGAACCCCGCGATGATCCCTTTGCGGGGATTTTTGCATGTTGACATCAATCCAGATGTGCCAGGAACCGCTTACCCATCTAGCGAGACGATCGCTATTCAGTCTGACGTGAAAATGTTTGTCAAAGCCTTACTCAAGCGCTTTCCGAAGCGGCAAAATCGGGCAAAAAAACAGTCTTTGCCTAGACCTGAAAGGAGTGTAATCAATGCCAGCACAAATAGTCCGGTGCGGCCTGAAGTACTGATGAATCTCATGCAACGAGTGATTGTTGAAGGTAGCGATGCCATCGTCATGGCTGAAGGAGGCAATTCATTTGCTTGGGCAATTAACCTACTGCGATTTAGCAAACCGGGACGTTTCCGGGTCAGCACTGGATTTGGGGCTATGGGTCACTTCGTTACTAGCGTTGTGGGTGCAGCTTTAACACATCAAGGTAAAGCGATCGCGATCGTTGGAGATGGTGCCATGCTGATGAACAATGAAGTCAGCACAGCCGTGAGGTATCAGATACCTGCGGTTTGGATTGTCCTCAATGATGCACGCTACAACATGTGCGAACAAGGTTCCCAAATGCAGGGTTACGAGAGCATGGATGTAGAAATACCACAGACAGATTTCGTCATGCTTGCCCGCAGCATGGGAGCCGACGGCATCCGTGTTGAAAAAGAGTCTGATATCCAAGCAGCATTAGAGATAGCAATGGCTTCTACTAGTCCATTCGTTATTGATGTACTTATCGACCATACTAGATTGGCACCGATTGGAACTCGTATTTTTAGTTTGATGTCACAAGGCGCTAAAAATTAG
- a CDS encoding 3-oxoacyl-ACP synthase III family protein gives MNYPVGIRSLALSLPSIKRTNDYYTNKYPEAIAQSEQKSLARLFSLAGSTPSNEFDSEMLPYIKDPFRGTVHRWVLAPDESSLMLQERAAREALDAAKLTLKEIDLMLVASVWPEQIGFGDAAFLAGKLGLEGAAWNLDAACGVTPVALQTAFALVRAGEYRNVLVVISCAYSRFFDEDDTLSWFMSDGAGACVVSSLAPNQGILGTKTIHTAALCNSFFAKLTEDDQGNPHIHMRMGKGANKAIRETAVGQLRTCCEGALAAANVKLEEIDFFIFNTSTAWSASFCTRVLGIDPERTINLYSEYANIGPVITIANLYYAAQLGKIHENDLVLIYGLGAAGAASASVMRWGDVALGSVPNLHQPEIILKSSLDRSLVVC, from the coding sequence GTGAATTACCCAGTAGGCATTAGATCGCTAGCATTGAGCTTGCCAAGCATCAAGCGTACAAACGATTACTATACAAATAAGTATCCCGAAGCGATCGCTCAGTCCGAGCAAAAAAGTTTAGCAAGATTGTTTTCCCTTGCTGGCTCTACCCCCAGCAACGAGTTTGACTCAGAAATGTTGCCCTATATCAAAGACCCTTTTCGCGGCACTGTCCACCGATGGGTACTAGCACCAGATGAATCCTCACTCATGCTGCAAGAGCGTGCAGCTCGTGAAGCTCTGGACGCAGCAAAACTGACTCTCAAAGAAATCGATCTCATGCTCGTCGCCTCAGTTTGGCCTGAACAAATTGGATTTGGCGATGCTGCTTTTCTCGCTGGTAAACTTGGCTTAGAAGGTGCTGCGTGGAATCTTGATGCAGCCTGTGGCGTAACCCCAGTTGCACTACAAACTGCCTTTGCCTTAGTCCGAGCCGGAGAGTATCGCAATGTACTAGTGGTCATTTCATGTGCATACTCTCGTTTTTTCGATGAAGACGATACCCTGTCATGGTTCATGAGTGATGGTGCTGGAGCTTGCGTAGTCAGTTCACTCGCACCAAATCAAGGCATCCTTGGCACAAAGACCATTCATACTGCTGCTTTATGTAATAGCTTTTTTGCCAAACTCACCGAGGATGACCAGGGTAATCCACACATACACATGCGGATGGGCAAAGGCGCAAATAAAGCCATCCGCGAAACGGCTGTAGGGCAACTGCGTACTTGTTGTGAAGGCGCACTGGCGGCAGCCAATGTCAAACTTGAGGAAATTGACTTTTTTATTTTCAATACATCCACTGCTTGGTCAGCAAGCTTCTGCACACGCGTACTAGGCATTGACCCAGAGCGGACAATCAATCTTTACTCTGAGTATGCAAACATTGGTCCAGTAATCACCATAGCCAATCTGTACTATGCTGCACAACTGGGCAAGATTCACGAAAATGACTTAGTTCTTATTTATGGTTTGGGTGCAGCAGGTGCCGCCTCTGCAAGTGTCATGCGTTGGGGCGATGTAGCATTAGGTTCTGTTCCAAATCTCCACCAACCTGAAATAATACTGAAAAGTTCCTTAGATCGTAGCTTAGTTGTTTGCTAA
- a CDS encoding SGNH/GDSL hydrolase family protein yields MKKQFLATGFFLLSLMFPLKASAQNYDDIYVFGDSLSDTGNVFNFTNGAIPPNPTYFNGRFSNGPIWVEYLASELGLTFNPNNNFAFGGATTGTDNLGLSFLPGLKQEINDFTTTNNSANPNALYIIWAGTNDYLEYFYGNTPNPTESVSNLSSAITSLAGVGAENILVVNLPDLGKFPVTGDNSQTASALSTFTNVHNSDLTKTINLLNQELSPETNIIPLDVNSLYNRIIATPEEFGFTNVTDSCIGDLSVVPIEVLVKPVVCNPDQFLFWDEVHPTTATHQLIGELAFLALKSASVPESSNVLGVLIFAALCVISLRKRHSY; encoded by the coding sequence ATGAAAAAACAATTTTTGGCGACAGGTTTCTTTTTGTTGTCTTTGATGTTTCCACTCAAAGCTTCGGCACAAAATTATGACGATATTTATGTCTTTGGTGACAGCTTATCGGATACGGGTAATGTATTTAATTTCACAAATGGAGCTATTCCCCCAAACCCGACCTACTTTAATGGACGTTTTTCCAATGGCCCAATTTGGGTGGAATATCTCGCCTCTGAGTTAGGGTTAACTTTCAATCCGAACAACAACTTCGCCTTCGGTGGTGCAACTACAGGAACCGATAATTTAGGACTAAGTTTCCTACCAGGATTAAAACAAGAAATTAATGATTTTACAACAACAAATAACTCTGCTAATCCGAACGCGCTTTATATCATTTGGGCTGGTACTAATGATTATTTGGAGTACTTTTATGGTAATACTCCTAACCCAACAGAATCTGTCAGCAATTTATCCTCAGCAATAACCTCCCTGGCTGGTGTGGGCGCTGAAAATATTTTGGTAGTTAATTTACCAGATTTAGGAAAGTTTCCAGTTACAGGTGACAATAGTCAAACAGCAAGCGCACTAAGCACTTTCACAAATGTACATAACTCTGATTTAACGAAGACTATTAATTTGTTAAACCAGGAACTAAGTCCTGAGACTAATATTATTCCTCTCGATGTTAATTCTTTATATAATCGCATCATTGCTACTCCCGAAGAATTCGGTTTTACAAATGTCACCGACTCTTGCATCGGAGATTTATCGGTCGTGCCCATTGAGGTTCTGGTGAAGCCAGTTGTATGTAATCCAGACCAGTTTTTATTCTGGGATGAAGTGCATCCAACAACTGCTACTCATCAGCTAATTGGAGAATTAGCATTTTTAGCATTGAAGTCGGCCTCTGTCCCTGAATCTTCTAATGTGTTAGGAGTATTGATATTTGCTGCTTTATGTGTGATTTCGCTACGAAAACGTCATAGCTATTAG
- a CDS encoding SDR family oxidoreductase, whose translation MSSQLYGKVALVTGASSGIGKATAIAFARAGAKVVAASRRTTEGEETAHYIQEIGGEAIFIKTDVSKAADVETLIEKTIDIYGRLDCACNNAGLGGAASPIADMSEKDWDQLVDVNLKGTWLCLKYQIRAMLKQGSGAIVNIASAAGVVGFPGFTGYCATKGGVIALSRAAAMEYAKAGIRINVVSPGAIATDMLATLPTDVLAQLTAMHPIGRIAKPEEVAESVVWLCSDGSSFLVGHNMMVDGGYTAQ comes from the coding sequence ATGAGTAGCCAATTGTATGGAAAAGTTGCCTTGGTGACTGGCGCTTCATCAGGTATAGGTAAAGCTACGGCGATCGCATTTGCCCGCGCTGGAGCCAAAGTTGTGGCTGCTAGCCGCCGCACCACCGAGGGAGAAGAAACCGCGCACTACATCCAAGAAATTGGAGGAGAAGCTATTTTCATCAAAACTGATGTGTCAAAGGCTGCTGATGTAGAGACACTAATTGAGAAAACCATAGATATTTATGGTCGTTTAGACTGTGCTTGCAACAATGCCGGACTTGGGGGTGCAGCCAGCCCGATCGCGGATATGTCGGAAAAAGACTGGGATCAACTGGTTGACGTAAATTTGAAAGGAACCTGGCTTTGTTTGAAGTACCAAATCAGGGCAATGCTCAAACAGGGAAGTGGGGCGATCGTCAATATCGCTTCCGCCGCTGGTGTGGTCGGTTTCCCTGGTTTTACTGGCTACTGTGCTACTAAAGGTGGGGTCATCGCTTTAAGCAGAGCCGCAGCTATGGAGTATGCCAAAGCAGGTATCCGGATTAATGTTGTCAGTCCTGGTGCGATCGCCACTGATATGCTAGCTACGTTACCTACAGATGTACTTGCTCAACTCACAGCAATGCATCCCATCGGACGCATTGCCAAGCCTGAAGAGGTGGCTGAAAGTGTAGTCTGGTTATGTTCGGATGGTTCTTCATTTCTCGTCGGGCACAACATGATGGTTGATGGAGGATATACCGCTCAGTAA
- a CDS encoding NB-ARC domain-containing protein: MTQVQKQKRKRGLILTLEGLQKLQSGKIALEDRENYGNRYTLEDLSERVKVNTVTVSKVLSRGEGVDKKTLELFFQAFNLELDKADFTNSDKSRHLDWGEAIGGSVFYGRTEEIATLEQWILKERCQIVAILGMGGIGKTSLSVKLVEQIKENFEYIIWRSLQDAPPLNTLLASLIQFLSDERETEAILPESTAPRLTRLLHYLREHRCLLILDNMESILRSGSRAGLYRDGYEGYSELLKRLGETEQQSCLILTSREKPKEVASMEGGGLCVRSFLLKGLLANDGQEILKIKGISASDDELRTLVARYGGNALALKVVATTIQDLFGGNVSEFLKQDAVVFGDIWDILEQQFERLSNLEKEIMYWLAINHEPVSLSELQKDIISALTFQKFLEVLESLVRRSLVEKSEALFTLQPVVMEYVINRLVEQVCQEISTHNIEIFRCHALVKATTKDYVRESQIHLILKPVIEGLFAIFRSQRTLENHLIQILTTLRETSPLEQSYTAGNIINLLCYLGTDLSGSDFSHLTIWQADLRNVNLQNASFVNANLAKCVFAETIGGIHAVAFSPDGKLLATGDTNGEVRLYQVADGKQLFICKGHTGFIWPVTFSPDGHLLASGSDDQTVKLWDTSTGQCLATFQGHSAGIWSVSFSSDGQTLASSSEDTTVKLWDTSTGQCIQTLQGHSSRVWSVAFSPDGTILASGNDDSSIRLWDISTSQCIKTLVGHTHRVQSVAFSPDGDKLISGCHDRTVRLWDINTSECLYTFQSHTDLVNSVAFSSDGDRLASGSDDQTVKLWDVNTGLCLKTLKGHGSRVWSVAFSPDGKMLASGSDDQTVRLWDVNTGGCLKTLQGYCNGIWSVTFSSNGQILASGNNDQTVKLWDTSTGLCLKTLRGHSNRVTSVSLSQDGNLLASGSEDQTVKLWNANTGQCLKTLGGHSNRIISVAFSPDGKILATGSDDQSIKLWDVNTGKCLKTLQGHTQRIWSVAFSPDGQTLASGCHDQTVRLWDVCIGSCIQVLEGHTDWIWSVVFSPDGMTLASSSGDQTVKLWDISTGKCLRTLQGHTNCVYSSAISIDGCILASGSGDQTIKLWDLSTNKEIKTLSGHNKWVWSVAFNPQGKILASGSEDETIRLWDIETGECLKTLRCERPYEGMNITGVTDLTEATIATLKVLGACNF; encoded by the coding sequence ATGACGCAGGTTCAAAAGCAAAAACGCAAGCGCGGTCTTATTCTTACACTGGAAGGATTACAAAAGCTTCAATCTGGTAAAATTGCCCTTGAAGACAGAGAAAATTACGGAAATAGATATACCCTTGAAGATTTAAGTGAACGCGTAAAAGTAAATACTGTTACAGTTTCTAAGGTATTATCTCGTGGGGAAGGAGTTGATAAAAAGACACTTGAGCTTTTTTTTCAAGCTTTCAATTTAGAGTTAGATAAAGCTGATTTTACAAATTCAGACAAATCTCGACATTTAGATTGGGGAGAAGCAATTGGTGGATCGGTTTTTTATGGACGCACAGAAGAAATAGCCACATTAGAGCAATGGATTTTAAAAGAACGCTGTCAGATAGTGGCAATTTTAGGTATGGGGGGGATTGGGAAAACTTCTCTCTCTGTCAAGCTTGTAGAACAAATTAAGGAGAATTTTGAGTACATTATTTGGCGATCGCTACAAGATGCTCCTCCACTCAATACGCTTTTAGCTAGCTTAATCCAATTTCTTTCTGATGAACGGGAAACAGAAGCAATTCTCCCAGAAAGCACAGCTCCAAGACTAACACGACTGCTACATTATCTGCGAGAGCATCGCTGTTTATTAATACTAGATAATATGGAGTCGATTTTACGCAGCGGTAGTCGGGCCGGACTTTATCGAGATGGATACGAAGGATATAGCGAACTTCTAAAACGATTAGGAGAAACGGAACAACAAAGCTGTTTAATCCTAACAAGTAGGGAAAAACCGAAAGAAGTTGCATCTATGGAAGGAGGTGGTTTATGTGTTCGTTCATTTCTGCTCAAAGGTCTTTTGGCAAATGACGGACAAGAAATTTTAAAAATAAAAGGAATATCAGCTTCAGATGATGAACTAAGAACATTAGTTGCACGTTATGGAGGCAATGCGTTAGCTTTAAAAGTAGTTGCGACAACTATTCAAGATTTATTTGGTGGTAATGTTTCGGAATTTTTAAAACAAGATGCAGTTGTTTTCGGTGATATTTGGGATATTTTAGAACAGCAGTTTGAACGTTTATCAAATTTAGAAAAAGAAATAATGTATTGGCTGGCAATTAATCATGAGCCAGTTTCACTTTCGGAATTACAAAAAGATATTATATCAGCATTAACATTCCAAAAGTTCTTGGAGGTTTTGGAATCTTTGGTGAGGCGCTCTCTAGTTGAAAAAAGCGAAGCACTATTCACTCTCCAGCCTGTAGTTATGGAATATGTGATTAATCGCTTAGTAGAGCAAGTTTGTCAAGAAATTAGCACTCATAATATCGAGATTTTCCGATGCCATGCTTTAGTCAAGGCAACGACAAAAGACTATGTAAGAGAAAGTCAAATTCACCTGATCCTAAAACCAGTCATCGAAGGGCTTTTTGCCATCTTTAGAAGCCAAAGAACTCTGGAAAATCATCTAATTCAAATTCTCACAACCCTAAGAGAAACATCACCTCTAGAACAAAGTTATACAGCTGGAAATATTATTAATCTGCTTTGTTATTTGGGAACTGACCTTAGTGGTAGTGATTTTTCTCATCTAACTATTTGGCAAGCAGATTTGCGGAATGTAAATTTGCAAAATGCTAGTTTTGTAAATGCTAATTTAGCTAAATGTGTTTTTGCAGAAACCATTGGCGGTATTCATGCAGTGGCATTTAGTCCTGATGGCAAACTATTAGCTACAGGAGATACTAATGGTGAGGTTCGCCTGTATCAAGTTGCTGATGGAAAACAACTGTTCATTTGCAAAGGACACACAGGTTTTATCTGGCCTGTAACTTTTAGCCCCGATGGTCATCTCCTTGCTAGTGGCAGTGATGACCAAACAGTGAAGTTGTGGGATACTAGCACTGGGCAATGCCTTGCCACCTTCCAGGGTCATAGTGCTGGAATCTGGTCAGTTTCCTTCAGTTCCGATGGTCAGACACTAGCAAGTAGTAGTGAAGACACAACGGTGAAATTGTGGGATACTAGCACTGGGCAATGTATTCAGACTCTCCAGGGACACAGTAGCCGAGTCTGGTCAGTAGCCTTTAGTCCTGATGGTACAATCCTTGCTAGCGGAAATGATGATTCCTCCATCAGACTGTGGGATATTAGTACTAGTCAATGCATCAAAACTTTGGTGGGACACACCCATAGGGTACAGTCAGTTGCTTTCAGTCCAGATGGTGATAAGCTAATTAGTGGTTGTCATGACCGAACGGTAAGGCTATGGGATATTAACACTAGTGAATGTCTTTATACTTTCCAGAGTCATACTGATTTGGTGAATTCAGTTGCTTTTAGTTCAGATGGCGATCGCCTAGCAAGTGGCAGTGATGACCAAACAGTAAAACTATGGGATGTTAACACTGGTCTTTGTCTCAAAACTCTCAAGGGGCATGGCAGTCGGGTATGGTCAGTTGCCTTTAGTCCTGATGGTAAAATGCTCGCCAGTGGCAGTGATGACCAAACAGTGAGGCTGTGGGATGTTAATACTGGTGGATGTCTCAAGACCTTACAAGGTTATTGTAATGGCATCTGGTCGGTGACCTTCAGTTCCAATGGTCAAATTCTTGCAAGTGGCAATAACGACCAAACAGTGAAACTTTGGGATACTAGCACTGGTCTTTGCTTAAAAACTTTGCGGGGACATAGTAATCGCGTCACATCAGTTTCCCTCAGCCAAGACGGGAACCTCCTTGCTAGTGGCAGTGAGGATCAAACTGTGAAACTGTGGAATGCCAACACAGGTCAGTGTCTCAAAACCTTGGGCGGACATAGTAATCGGATTATCTCAGTTGCCTTTAGTCCTGATGGTAAAATCCTAGCAACTGGCAGTGATGACCAAAGTATAAAACTGTGGGATGTCAACACAGGTAAATGTCTGAAAACCTTGCAAGGGCACACTCAGCGGATTTGGTCAGTTGCTTTCAGTCCCGATGGTCAGACACTAGCCAGTGGTTGCCATGACCAAACAGTAAGGTTGTGGGATGTCTGCATTGGTAGTTGCATTCAAGTTCTGGAAGGTCATACTGACTGGATCTGGTCAGTCGTTTTTAGTCCTGATGGTATGACTTTAGCAAGTAGCAGCGGAGATCAAACAGTGAAACTGTGGGATATCAGCACAGGTAAGTGTCTGAGAACCTTGCAGGGGCATACTAATTGCGTATACTCATCTGCCATCAGTATAGATGGTTGCATTTTAGCCAGTGGTAGCGGAGATCAAACAATCAAGCTGTGGGATTTAAGCACCAATAAAGAAATAAAAACTTTGTCAGGACATAACAAGTGGGTTTGGTCGGTTGCGTTTAATCCTCAAGGTAAGATTTTGGCTAGTGGTAGCGAAGATGAGACGATTAGACTTTGGGATATAGAAACAGGTGAGTGCCTAAAAACTCTCAGATGCGAAAGACCTTATGAAGGAATGAATATTACTGGCGTGACTGATTTAACTGAAGCGACTATTGCAACTTTAAAAGTTTTAGGGGCGTGTAATTTTTAG